The sequence below is a genomic window from Lentimicrobium saccharophilum.
CACCGATTACGCCAACAGTTACAGGAATCTCAAGGTATATTTTTCCTTCCTCATTTTTAACAATGATGCGGGTTACATTCCCCTGATGGATGAGTTCCTTTATTTTGGAGAGCAGTTCTTCCCCTTTGACTTTAAATTCACTTTTAGTTTCCATAATATCTTGTTTTCTCAAGTGATTAAACGCAAAAAAACACTGCCGGTTACAATTTTTCGTTAATGCGGTCCAAAGAAACCTATTTCATCGAAGGATGTCTGACCGCAGAATATTCAACAAGAAACATCCAAAATGTTGTGTTCTCAATGACCCGTAAAAAGGCAAAGAGGAGCACTGAAGTCGGGTTTAAAATAGCCGCCGGCAGTTAAATTCCGGAACGACAGACCGATTATATTCATTAAACATCAGCAACTTATCAATTTTTTTATTATATTTAGCTGATTCCAACAAACAGGTAAAATGAGCACAATTAAAACGTTGATGCTCACGATACTCTTTTCGTGGGCCGTTATCCAGGTAACAGCAAAGCCGGTCTCACCTGAAACCGCCACTCAGGTAGCCGTGAATTTCCTGAAAGAAAAAATAAGTCAGGGCTCTTTCCCTGCCGGGACTCAGGCGAATTTCAGCATGATTATTCTATCGGGCAAACATCAGCAGGCATCCATGTATGTATTTAACCTCATGGATAATGCTGGTTTTATCATTGTTTCAGGCAATGATGCCACCTACCCTGTGCTGTGCTATGCAAACCATGGTTGTTTCTCAATGCAGGAAAAGGAAAGACCCGGAGGATTCAGCTATATGCTGGATGAATATTCGCGGCTGCTGGATGCTGTAGAGGAAGGGGGCATTCCCAGGGATGAAAAGACAAGCGCCGAATGGGCGCATTACCTCCATGCCCCTGCTGAGCCCTCACGGGCAATTTCCGGTGTCGGACCCTTACTTACTACCACCTGGGGGCAGGATTGCTGGTACAATGCATATTGTCCGCCCGATATATCCGGCGACTGCGGTCATGCGCTTACCGGATGCGTAGCGACAGCTATGGGACAGCTGATGCGCTATTACAGTTACCCGGAGACCGGAACAGGTTCCTGTACTTACACCCACCCTGTTTATGGTACACTTACGGCCGATTTTTCCGCCACGGATTACCGCTGGAACGAAATGGGAACTACAGCGACCGGAACCAGCCATGATGCCATTGCCGAACTCCTTTTTCACTGTGGTGTCGCTGCGCTTATGAACTACGGAACTTCAGGCTCAGGCGCCTTTGAGGTCAATATGCAGAATGCGCTTATTGAGCATTTCGGTTATTCTCCGGCGTCAAGCCTTGTATTCAGCGCAAACTACACCGCAGAACACTGGAATTCAATTCTGAAAAACGAGCTTGACTTAGCCAGGCCGGTTTTTATGACCGGCGTGGATACAACCGAAGATCAAGGCCATGCATTTATTTGCGATGGCTATTCAGACGACAATTATTACCATATTGACTGGGGATGGGAAAATCAATACAACGGCTATTTCATGATCAACAACCTGTGCCCCGGGAACAATAACTTCAATGCAATTCTCCGGGCCATCACCGGCCTGATTCCGGATACGCTCCGGTGCACCCCCCCGCGTAACCTCCATGCCACTGCCGACTGCAATGACGTTCTCCTCTCATGGTCACCACCTGACCCTGAGCCACAAAATGAATGGATCCATTATGACGGACCATATACTGGCGGCAATACAGGCTTCTCAAATGCTGTCAGTTTTCAGGTAGCCATCCGTTTCGATACGGCTCAGTTGTCAGCATACCATGGATTGATACTCGACAAGATTCGTTTCATTCTCGGAAATAAAAAAGCTGAATATCGTATTAACATCTGGAAGGGTTCAGACGCATCAGACATTATGGTTGATGAGCCACTTCCAGGCCAGATTCACATGTATTGGGATGATATATGCGGAAACCACGGACAATACTGGAATACGATTATCCTTCAGGAGCCACTGATCATAGATGCCACGGAAGAGTTATGGATCGGGTATACCTGCATCAATCTGCCCGGTGAAAATGCACGGGCCGGGCACGATAACAACCCTTCCGTTCCGGGTTACAGTGATTTACTCCGCATTAATAACGGCAATTGGGTTTCAACCCACGAAAACTATCCCAGCTGGGATTACAACTGGAGCATTCAGGCCTTTGTAACCGATATCAATGGGAACAACCATCCACTGGCGTCCGGAACATTCAACATACATCAAAAGGCACAACAGGCAAAGCCGGGTGAATTAAATCCATCCTGCAGGGAGGAAGTCCCCTCCATGATCGGATATAACCTTTTCAGAAACGGGTATCAGGTCAATACAGAACCTTTGACGGAACTCACTTATACTGATTATGACCTTCCGGCGGGCGATTACACTTATACCCTCTGTACCTTGTATGAGGAGGGCAGTTCCATCCCCTGCGGTCCTTCCACAGTCAGTGTAGATGAACTGGTACTCAATCCCCCCTATCAGCTCACTGCCACCACCTCCGGGAATGATGTACAACTTGCCTGGCACGAACCCCTTCCTCCCCCCATAGAGCAATGGCTGTATTATGACAACGGGGAAAACCATACTGCCGTTGGGATGACCAACGGCGGCACACACAGTGTGGCGATACGGTTTCTGCCCGATCAGTTATCAGGTTTTGACGGGATGTTCATTTCAGAAGTAAGCCTGTTTCCATGCGCCAATAACGCCGGCTATGAGTTATTTATTGCCCGCGGTCCGAATGCAAACGAACGGCTGCTCACCTTGCCATTGGACGGACTGACTATTGATGAATGGAATACCATCA
It includes:
- a CDS encoding DUF4342 domain-containing protein; translated protein: METKSEFKVKGEELLSKIKELIHQGNVTRIIVKNEEGKIYLEIPVTVGVIGALVVPVLAAVGALAALAANFTIEVVRKD
- a CDS encoding thiol protease/hemagglutinin PrtT, which encodes MSTIKTLMLTILFSWAVIQVTAKPVSPETATQVAVNFLKEKISQGSFPAGTQANFSMIILSGKHQQASMYVFNLMDNAGFIIVSGNDATYPVLCYANHGCFSMQEKERPGGFSYMLDEYSRLLDAVEEGGIPRDEKTSAEWAHYLHAPAEPSRAISGVGPLLTTTWGQDCWYNAYCPPDISGDCGHALTGCVATAMGQLMRYYSYPETGTGSCTYTHPVYGTLTADFSATDYRWNEMGTTATGTSHDAIAELLFHCGVAALMNYGTSGSGAFEVNMQNALIEHFGYSPASSLVFSANYTAEHWNSILKNELDLARPVFMTGVDTTEDQGHAFICDGYSDDNYYHIDWGWENQYNGYFMINNLCPGNNNFNAILRAITGLIPDTLRCTPPRNLHATADCNDVLLSWSPPDPEPQNEWIHYDGPYTGGNTGFSNAVSFQVAIRFDTAQLSAYHGLILDKIRFILGNKKAEYRINIWKGSDASDIMVDEPLPGQIHMYWDDICGNHGQYWNTIILQEPLIIDATEELWIGYTCINLPGENARAGHDNNPSVPGYSDLLRINNGNWVSTHENYPSWDYNWSIQAFVTDINGNNHPLASGTFNIHQKAQQAKPGELNPSCREEVPSMIGYNLFRNGYQVNTEPLTELTYTDYDLPAGDYTYTLCTLYEEGSSIPCGPSTVSVDELVLNPPYQLTATTSGNDVQLAWHEPLPPPIEQWLYYDNGENHTAVGMTNGGTHSVAIRFLPDQLSGFDGMFISEVSLFPCANNAGYELFIARGPNANERLLTLPLDGLTIDEWNTITLSNPVSLDITKELWIGYKVINHPANDKGAGADSGPAIAGFGDMICIDGSNFVSLISLNPDLSYNWNLRAFITNQFAVKHILATKSPTDLQLLGYDVFRNNERINNELLSSTSFSDTELPAGTYQYFVKSIYNQGASLPSNIAEVTITLSVEEAGTREPVSIYTDPGGDFILIDAGTQNFVAELYNACGSKVYHYNISVPRLTIPTLNLKPGIYILRLGIKEYAFSVKILIR